The window GTCCAGCCCGGTGAAGGGTTCGTCCAAGAGCAGCACCGGGGCCGGCGAGAGCAGCACCCGGGCCAGGGCGAGCCGTTGCAGCATCCCTCGGGAGAACGTCCGAACCGGATCCCGGGCCCGGTCCGCCAAGCCCATCCGCTCCAGGGCCGCGCGCAGCGCCTCGGGATCCTCCGGCCAGCCGTAGAGGCGCTGGGCGAAGCGCAGGTTCTCCTCCGCGGTGAGGTCCGGGTAGAGCCAGGGCTGATGGCCCAGCAAGGTGACCTGTGCCCGCACGCCCACGCCATCCGGCGGCCAGCGCCGATCCCCCACATAGACGACGCCGGCGGTGGGGCGGAGGAGGGTGGCCAGCACCCGGAGCAGGGTGCTCTTGCCGGCGCCGTTTGGCCCCATCAGGGCCACGATCTCCCCCGGGCGCACGCTCAGGGAGATCCCGCGCAGCGCCCACCGGGGCCCGAAGGCCTTCGTCACCCCATCCGCGCGCAGGATCGGGGGCGCGCTCCACGCGGTTCCCGCCTCATCCTCGTGAGCGTGTGTTCGGATATCCACGGACGGTGCCGATCTCCTTTAGAATCGGATTTCGGTCGACTCTGGCCGCTGGCCGAAGGCCTTCGCGCCGATTGAAATCGGCCTTCTAAGGCGCTGCGCGCCGGGCGTCGGCCTTCGCCGACGCAAGGGATGCCTTTTCGGTCGGCGCAGGCCGACCGTCGGCCGAAGGCCTCCCCAGGCCGAATTCATTCGGCACCCATCCGCCGCATGGCGCGGGCCTTCAGGGCGGCCCGCCGTCGGCGGTAGGTCGCTTCGTCCACCTCCCCTGCCGCATAGGCCTCGTCCAGCCGGGCGAGCTCCTCAATGGGATCCACCGGCCGGCCCCAACGGATCCACACGATCCCGGCCGCCAGCCCTGCGCTGAGGATCAGCAGGACCGGGACCAGCCAGCCGGGAGCCGCCGAGCGCGGCCGCAGGGCGAGGGTCACCGCCTGCCCCGGAGCCGGAGGGCGGACCTCATAGAGACGATACACGGTTGACCCCAAAGTGCGCACGCCCAGATCCCGGATCCCGGGGCCGGTCGCTTCCATTGCATCGCCCGCGATCAGCAGGTTCCACTGAGCGACCGGATACAGGGAGCGCAGGGTCAGCGTCCGCGCCCGGGCCAGGGGGAGCTCATATCCAAACGCCGTCTGATAGCCCATCCCGGGCGGGACCGCCGCGGTGTCGATCAAGCGTTCTCCTTCCTGCCGGTAACGGACGCCCAGCTCGCCCTCCGCGATCTGGAGGTTGGACGCGCCCGGAGGAAGAAAGAAGATCATCCCCGGGCTCCCGGCGCCTCCGTAGGCGGCCGGTCCCCGGTTCGAGTAGATCCAGATCTCGGTCACCAGCAGGCGATCCGCCAGCGGCTGCAGGATCCAGTGGGCCTGATCGATGTGGATCCCTCCCGGGTCTGCTGTCCGGTCGAAGACCATCAGCGTCACCGTGAGCGCCTGCCCGGCGGTCAGGGTGAGCGGATGGGCCGCCGGGTAAGCGATCTCCTGCCACTCCGCCATCGGGAGGTAATCGGCCTCCGGATACACCGGTACCTCAGGGAAGCGGAAGCTCCCATCGGCCGCCGTGCGGGTCGTCTGCGAGAAGATCGGGGAGGACCCGATCAGGGCGTAGAGGGTGACGGTGACGCCGGCCGCGGGCGCCTCGGTCGCGCCGTGGAGGACCTGGCCGCTCACCTCGGCGCTCCCGGTCGGGCGAGGTGGATCCCGAACCTCTCGATCCGCGACGGCGAAGGCCAGATCCGGGAGATAAGCGACGAGGGCCTGCCGGATCTCCGGGGCGAGCTCGGGCAGACCGGCGTGGGCGGGGACCCGTTCCGGCCGCAGCGCTTCGATCCATGCGGCGGGGGCCGCCCGGAGCACCCGCTCTGGATCGGCGAGGGGAGCCATCTCCGCGTGTCCATCTGTGCCGTGGCATGTCGCGCACGCCTCCCGGTAGCGCTGTGGGGCGCTGGCCCGGGCTTCGGACGGCACGGCCAGAGACCAGGCGTAGAAAACGACGGCCCAGCGCTCCGCCTCGCTGAGGGCGTTCGCCCAGGGCGGCATGCCCCGCTCCGGTCGCCCCTCACTGACCACTCGGAACCAGTCCCACAGGGAAGCGGTGCGGGCGGCGAAGTCCTGCGTCAGGTCCAGGCGGGCGTCCGGGAAGCGGGCGCGGAGGGCGGCCGCCTGAGGGCCGTCGCCGCGCCCCAGCGCGCCGTGGCACGCGGCGCAGCGTTCCCGGAAGATCGTCTGACCGGTCTTGAGGGAGAGGGAGGCCGGGGGAAGCGCCGGCGTGGGGGTAGGCACGGGCTGCGTCCGGAAGGGGACATCCCCCGCGGGCGGAGGGGCGGCCAGGGTCAGGGAGCAGCCGGTGAGGAGGATCCCGGCGAGCAGAAGAAGCGCACGGGGAGGGTTTGGGATCATCGCGACTCCCTCCGGAGCTGGGCGCGGCGGGCTCGGACCGCCGCCTCGATTTGCGCCTCAAGATCCGGGATCTCGCCTTCTCCTTGCAAGGCCCCTCCCACCGCAACGCCCTCCTGCAGGTAGCGCTGGCGCAGGGACCGGTAATCCTCCTCCGGGATCTTCCCCATCCGCCAATCCGTCTCCAGATCCCACAGGGCCCTCAGGATCCGCTCATACTGCGCCCGGAGGGCCTCCCGATCTTGCGGCGGATGGAGCGGTTCTTTCCCCCGGAGCGGGCTCAGGACGTAGAGCAGGGTGAGCAGGGTGATCCCGAAGCCGAGCAGCAGAGCCACGAGGGTCTCTCCCATCCCGCGCTCCTATTTCACCAGCGGATCGAGAACGGCCTCCAGCTCCCCGGGCCGGATCGGCGCCGCCTTATAGAAAACCACCTGGCCCTCCGGGTCCACCACGAAGGTCTCGGGGACGCCGGTGATGCGATACAGGCGGGAGATCCGCGTGCCCAGATCCGGGCCGTTGGGGTAGGTGATCTCGAACCGCCGCAGGTAATCCAGGGCGGCGGAGGGGACGTCCAGGTAATCCA of the Thermoflexus hugenholtzii JAD2 genome contains:
- a CDS encoding c-type cytochrome, giving the protein MIPNPPRALLLLAGILLTGCSLTLAAPPPAGDVPFRTQPVPTPTPALPPASLSLKTGQTIFRERCAACHGALGRGDGPQAAALRARFPDARLDLTQDFAARTASLWDWFRVVSEGRPERGMPPWANALSEAERWAVVFYAWSLAVPSEARASAPQRYREACATCHGTDGHAEMAPLADPERVLRAAPAAWIEALRPERVPAHAGLPELAPEIRQALVAYLPDLAFAVADREVRDPPRPTGSAEVSGQVLHGATEAPAAGVTVTLYALIGSSPIFSQTTRTAADGSFRFPEVPVYPEADYLPMAEWQEIAYPAAHPLTLTAGQALTVTLMVFDRTADPGGIHIDQAHWILQPLADRLLVTEIWIYSNRGPAAYGGAGSPGMIFFLPPGASNLQIAEGELGVRYRQEGERLIDTAAVPPGMGYQTAFGYELPLARARTLTLRSLYPVAQWNLLIAGDAMEATGPGIRDLGVRTLGSTVYRLYEVRPPAPGQAVTLALRPRSAAPGWLVPVLLILSAGLAAGIVWIRWGRPVDPIEELARLDEAYAAGEVDEATYRRRRAALKARAMRRMGAE